Proteins from a genomic interval of Ciona intestinalis chromosome 9, KH, whole genome shotgun sequence:
- the LOC100178479 gene encoding serine/threonine-protein kinase mTOR-like has translation MAESVQAFVQGLKSRNEDTRLSIATALQHYINTEVQELSSEQNIEFMSELNSNIYDMLSSSDIHEKKGGLLGIVSQIDVDGSDGQLLKFYNLLRNLLPSPDIGVMEIAAQVMGRMAASSGYRTEHIEFQVQRSVEWLGTEKNDPKRHAAVLVLREMAVSSSTIFYQQIQSFFDGIFHVIHDSKQSIRECAIEALRAALSLVVQRETKDSKYRPAWYEACYDEATSICDPVTFEKPSIIRDDRVHSSLLILIELLRVCTTDELFLSGDSAPSSIYSPKHSNLSSSSEKSRLFRSNKSTSFKLSTFLMSSYQGSSVQPPSALSSSTSVSGMLLKSSLCCKLLSDKFEHMCQFVLTFRSSRSVLVQHSVLSLLPRLALFDPEKFTKSSLSEAMTFLFSCLKKERDRSAAFLATGLMSVAVKDAIEPYLTKLFEFIKQYLPTKEPATKRHRNYVPESSVFGCISMLAKSAPAITLHYIRDELLQSMFNVGLNGAAMQSLHELSSIASLYQSIQEGVLNILSSVLLPNQHAAGDNTSEATEMATIILALRTLALFPFPGNEAKRSKILPQPFMDFCEECSTAKYLCHENREVRLHAVATVVALMRPSIPRPCTSSHQTVIYPVLSPKLSKIIGSILNLAIADSDKQVRMHVLNLLDDRFDCYLILSENLNLLFVALHDEAFEVQELAIQTIGRLSELNPAYVMPMLRKTHIQLVAELEHSGIGRNKLQASRLIGHLARNAPNVMKAYVVPTIKTLLMKLSDEEQTVAVSVGMMRTIGDLAEVGGKDVSVVTDHLFPIILSMLQEMSCFTKREVALVTLGKIVESTGYVVEPYFKCPMLIDVLLGFLKTEPSLAFRKEVMKVLGLIGTLDPFKHKMNQGSTEDVSVGANERRVKKDTDFNVNEMLVSIGTTSEDFYPAVAITTLMRVLRDPLLSSHHKDVIQAVNHMFESLNVKCVPYLPEIIPTYLSTIQTCDPSIREFLFKNLGLIISTVKQHARGFMDRIFVVIKEHWGVGSEMQSILLSLSEKIASALSSEFKLYLPQIIPHALRIFLYDDSPGKTVTLDLLHALQVFGVNIDDYSHLLLPPMMQLLRATTTPINIKSAILETLCTLCECIDLCEHMSLVVHPLANVIDTIPDLQSLAVRTLCSAIRQFGSRFSVFVQMVDQLMLKHKISSSLYESLVSQITKGILRQDTDAFLWSGIQKVEDTSVQSSDVSLTKKTRIHTSNLQKAWTVTRRVSKDDWLEWLRHLSVELLKESPSLALKACSAFAKTYTPLARHLFNASFLSCWSELDEGQQNELITCIQMALAAPDVPPEVTHTLLNLAEFMEHTDKGPLPMSDDNGVALLGETASRCRAFAKALHYKELEFSKNKSSAVIGDLININSKLGQPEAADGALQCYINTIQKPNQQHNINVEWYERLHKWVEAKNAYHTKLRVPLSEVDCPDEKMREERMSEHKIGYMRCLEALGEWDNLHSYAEEQWSTCMVGDAKKRMARLAAAAAWGLGKWNSMDEYTCMIPREHYDGTLYRAVIAIHQGHFPQAQECISEAREILDSELTALAGESHSRAYPALVNCQLLAELEEVIHYKLMPDRRAVIRQAWWDRLQGCQRKLEDWQRIIQVRSLVVSPQEDMRTLLKFSSLCMKTGREVLAHKTLVKLLNMDPRKEPNKPLPTTYPYVSFAYIKHIWKQNKKEEALTRMHKFVASIQNVPSTLSDADQRSELNHLLSRCFLKLGAWHQDMKGLSDQNISQVINFHKLSTEHDRSWYKAWHSWAVVNFECVLFYKNKLDIATESQLPREIPDYLEKGLSKDDSSEDSDLSCSDPELNQPIQLKNIAQPDFSSTILTYAIPSVQGFFHSIALSHGNSLQDTLRVLTLWFEYGHHHKLHDVIVEGIKTIKIENWLQVIPQLIARIDSPKSLVSNINHLLLTDIGKHHPQALIYPLAVASKSAIPMRNIAANKILNKMCDHSNTLVKQAILVSEELIRVAILWHELWHEGLEEASRLYFGERDVRSMLATLQPLHALLERGPQTLKEISFNQAYGRDLQEAQDWCRKFTQSSNIKDLNQAWDLYYHVFRRISKQLPQLTTIELQYVSPKLMVCKDLELAVPGTYNALKPIVCIRSIQHTLQVITSKQRPRKLSIKGSNGRDYTFLLKGHEDLRQDERVMQLFGLVNTLLSMDQASSRKNLGIQRFSVVPLSTNSGLIGWVPNCDTLHALIRDYRDKKKILLNIEHRIMLRMAPDYDHLSLMQKVEVFEHAINNTAGDDLARLIWLKSPTSEAWFDRRTNYTRSLAVMSMVGHVLGLGDRHPSNLMLDRISGKVLHIDFGDCFEVAMAREKFPEKIPFRLTRMLTNAMEVTGIEGNYKHTCRMVMNVLRQHKESVMAVLEAFVYDPLLNWRLVESSEHGRIMESGSISDALGVGHTGIAQTPGETGTARPEVLNKKALVIVNRVRDKLTGCDFSAVSIDVPTQVDLLIKQATSHENLCQCYIGWCPFW, from the exons ATGGCTGAAAGCGTTCAAGCATTTGTTCAAGGCCTCAAAAGTCGGAATGAAGACACACGATTGTCAATAGCTACTGCACTGCAGCATTATATCAACACAG AGGTACAAGAGCTATCCAGCGaacaaaacattgaatttATGAGTGAATTAAACTCTAATATATATGACATGTTGTCCAGCTCTGATATTCATGAAAAAAAAGGAGGTTTACTTGGTATTG TTAGTCAGATTGATGTGGATGGAAGTGACGGACAACTTTTGAAGTTCTACAACTTGTTGAGGAACCTATTGCCTTCACCTGATATTG GGGTGATGGAGATTGCTGCTCAAGTAATGGGAAGAATGGCGGCATCCAGTGGTTATAGAACCGAACATATTGAATTTCAAGTACAAAGATCTGTTGAATGGTTGGGGACTGAAAAAAATGACCCGAAGAGACATGCTGCT GTCCTTGTATTGCGAGAAATGGCTGTCAGTTCATCAACTATTTTCTATCAACAAATCCAGTCTTTTTTTGATGGAATTTTCCACGTCATTCATGACTCAAAG CAATCAATACGGGAATGTGCTATTGAAGCTTTACGAGCTGCATTGTCGCTTGTTGTTCAACGAGAGACAAAAGATTCAAAATATAGGCCAGCATGGTATGAG GCTTGTTATGATGAAGCAACTTCAATATGCGATCCAGTTACATTTGAAAAACCATCTATTATTCGTGATGACCGTGTACATTCATCATTACTTATATTAATCGAGCTACTACGTGTGTGTACTACTGACg AGTTATTTTTATCTGGAGATTCTGCACCAAGTTCAATATATTCACCAAAACATTCAAATTTAAGTTCAAGTTCGGAAAAA AGCCGTTTATTCCGAAGCAACAAAAGCACTTCGTTCAAGTTATCAACGTTTTTAATGTCTTCATATCAAGGAAGTTCTG tCCAACCACCCTCTGCACTGTCGAGCAGCACTTCCGTGTCGGGAATGTTGTTGAAAAGTTCATTGTGCTGTAAACTGCTTTCAGATAAATTTGAACAT ATGTGTCAGTTCGTTCTTACATTCCGGTCTTCAAGAAGTGTCTTAGTTCAACATTCTGTTCTCTCTCTTTTACCGCGTCTTGCTTTGTTTGATCCTGAGAAATTCACAAAATCTTCGTTATCAGAAGCTATGACTTTTCTGTtctcttgtttaaaaaag GAGCGAGATCGTTCGGCTGCTTTTCTTGCCACAGGCTTAATGTCGGTTGCAGTAAAAGATGCAATTGAACCTTACCTGACTAAGTTGTTTGAATTCATAAAACAATATCTGCCAACAAAAGAACCCGCtacaaa GCGGCATAGAAACTATGTACCTGAATCCTCAGTGTTTGGCTGCATATCAATGCTAGCCAAGTCTGCTCCAGCAATAACTCTGCATTATATTAGAGATGAATTATTACAATCTATGTTCAATGTTGGGCTAAA TGGTGCTGCTATGCAATCTCTGCACGAACTAAGCAGCATAGCAAGTTTATATCAATCCATACAAGAAGGTGTGCTCAATATACTTTCAAGTGTTCTGCTTCCAAATCAACATGCTGCTGGTGATAATACTTCAG AAGCAACAGAAATGGCGACCATAATTCTTGCGTTGAGAACTCTGGCATTATTTCCTTTCCCTGGCAACGAAGCAAAACGTTCAAAAATTCTCCCCCAACCATTCATGGACTTCTGTGAAGAATGTTCCACGGCTAAATACTTGTGCCACGAAAATCGTGAAGTGAGGTTACATGCTGTGGCTACAGTTGTTGCACTTATGCGACCTTCTATACCAAGGCCTTGTACATCTAGTCACCAAACAGTG ATTTACCCTGTGCTGTCACCAAAGTTGTCAAAAATTATTGGAAGCATTTTGAACTTGGCAATTGCTGATTCAG acaaaCAAGTTCGAATGCACGTTCTTAATCTGCTGGATGATCGGTTTGACTGCTACCTTATCCTG TCTGAGAATCTAAACCTGTTATTTGTTGCCCTGCATGATGAAGCATTCGAGGTTCAAGAATTAGCAATTCAAACTATTGGTAGATTATCTGAGTTGAACCCAGCTTATGTGATGCCTATGCTACGAAAAACTCATATACAG CTTGTGGCTGAACTTGAACACAGTGGGATTGgaagaaataaattacaagCTTCACGTTTAATTGGTCATCTTGCACGAAATGCACCGAATGTAATGAAGGCTTATGTTGTACCAACTATAAAG ACCTTGTTAATGAAACTAAGTGATGAAGAACAAACAGTTGCTGTGTCTGTTGGTATGATGAGAACCATCGGTGACCTCGCTGAGGTTGGAGGAAAGGACGTGAGCGTTGTAACGGACCATCTTTTCCCCATCATATTATCAATGCTGCAGGAAATGTCTTGTTTTACAAAGAGAGag gTTGCCCTCGTGACACTTGGTAAGATAGTGGAAAGCACTGGATATGTGGTGGAACCTTATTTTAAATGTCCCATGTTAATTGATGTCTTACTGGGGTTCCTTAAAACTGAACCAAGCTTGGCATTTCGAAAAGAA GTTATGAAAGTGCTTGGTTTGATTGGAACATTAGATCCGTTCAAACATAAAATGAACCAAGGATCAACTGAAGATGTTTCTGTTGGTGCCAACGAACGAAGAGTAAAGAAAGATACCG ATTTCAATGTAAATGAAATGCTAGTTTCAATTGGAACAACATCAGAAGATTTTTATCCTGCTGTTGCCATAACAACTCTCATGCGTGTATTACGTGATCCATTGTTATCCTCACATCATAAAGATGTCATACAA GCTGTCAATCACATGTTTGAATCATTAAACGTGAAGTGTGTACCTTATCTACCAGAGATAATACCAACATATTTATCAACTATTCAAACTTGTGATCCAAGCATAAGAGAg ttTTTGTTCAAGAACTTGGGTCTTATCATCAGCACAGTGAAACAGCACGCTCGAGGATTCATGGATCGGatatttgttgttattaaG gagCACTGGGGGGTGGGGAGTGAGATGCAGAGCATCCTCCTCTCTCTCTCGGAGAAAATAGCATCCGCTCTCTCCTCTGAGTTTAAACTTTATCTTCCCCAAATAATTCCTCATGCCCTGCGGATATTCCTATATGATGATAGTCCGGGAAAAACTGTTACACTTGAC CTTCTCCATGCTTTACAAGTGTTTGGGGTAAATATAGATGATTACAGTCACCTGTTGCTTCCACCAATGATGCAACTACTACGTGCTACTACTACacctattaatataaaaag TGCAATCCTTGAAACATTATGTACGTTGTGCGAATGCATTGACTTGTGTGAACATATGTCATTGGTGGTTCATCCACTTGCTAATGTAATTGATACAATTCCTGATCTACAGTCATTAGCTGTCCGTACTTTATGCTCTGCTATCCGACAGTTTGGATCAAG gTTCTCTGTATTTGTACAAATGGTTGACCAGCTTATGTTGAAACACAAAATCTCAAGTTCACTTTATGAAAGTCTTGTATCTCAAATTACTAAG GGTATATTGCGGCAAGATACAGATGCATTCTTATGGTCGGGCATTCAAAAAGTTGAAGACACTTCTGTACAATCATCTGATGTATCGCTTACTAAGAAAACTCGCATTCATACAAGTAACTTGCAAAAG GCATGGACAGTTACACGGCGTGTCTCGAAAGATGATTGGTTAGAATGGTTGCGTCATTTAA GTGTTGAATTATTAAAAGAATCTCCATCTCTTGCATTAAAAGCTTGCTCTGCGTTCGCCAAGACTTACACTCCATTAGCAAG ACATTTATTCAATGCATCATTCCTGTCATGTTGGAGTGAACTGGATGAAGGGCAACAGAATGAGTTGATCACTTGCATACAGATGGCACTTGCTGCACCCGACGTACCACCGGAAGTCACTCACACTTTACTTAACCTTGCAGAGTTTATGGAACACACAGATAAG GGCCCACTACCCATGTCTGATGACAATGGTGTAGCTTTACTTGGTGAAACAGCATCAAGATGTAGAGCGTTTGCCAAAGCTTTACATTATAAGGAACTGGAGTTcagcaaaaataaatcaaGTGCTGTCATTGGTGATCTGATcaa CATCAACAGTAAACTTGGTCAACCAGAAGCAGCAGATGGAGCACTTCAATGTTACATCAACACCATACAGAAACCAAAC CAACAGCATAATATCAACGTTGAATGGTATGAGAGATTACATAAATGGGTTGAAGCAAAGAACGCCTACCACACCAAGTTACGAGTTCCGTTATCTGAAGTTGATTGTCCCGATGAGAAAATGAGAGAAGAAAGAATGAGCGAACATAAGATTGGATACATGAGGTGTTTGGAAGCATTAGGGGAAtg GGACAACTTGCATAGTTATGCAGAAGAGCAATGGTCCACATGTATGGTAGGTGATGCTAAGAAACGAATGGCTCGCTTGGCTGCAGCTGCTGCATGGGGACTTGGAAAATGGAACAGTATGGATGAATACACATGCATGATACCACGTGAGCATTATGATGGGACCTTGTATCGAGCTGTCATCGCAATACACCAAGGACATTTCCCACAAGCACAAGAG TGCATCAGTGAAGCACGTGAGATACTCGACAGTGAGTTGACGGCTCTAGCGGGTGAATCTCACAGCAGAGCTTACCCTGCGTTGGTTAACTGTCAACTCCTCGCTGAATTGGAAGAAGTTATACATTACAAGTTGATGCCGGATAGACGTGCCGTGATCAGACAAGCATGGTGGGACAGACTACAG GGTTGCCAGAGGAAACTTGAAGATTGGCAGCGAATAATTCAAGTTCGATCTCTGGTTGTTTCACCACAGGAAGACATGAGAACTTTGCTCAAGTTTTCAAGTCTTTGCATGAAAACTGGTAGAGAG GTGCTAGCTCACAAGACTCTGGTCAAACTTCTTAACATGGATCCAAGGAAAGAGCCCAACAAGCCATTACCCACAACTTACCCTTATGTATCATTTGCTTATATTAAGCACATTTGGAAACAGAATAAGAAGGAAGAAGCATTAACCAGAATGCATAAGTTTGTTGCTAGCATTCAAAACGTGCCTTCCACATTATCTGATGCTGATCAAAGAAGTGAATTAAACCATCTATTATCAAG GTGTTTCCTGAAATTGGGTGCATGGCATCAGGACATGAAAGGATTGAGCGACCAAAATATTTCTCAAGTCATCAACTTTCATAAACTTTCTACAGAGCATGACCGCAGTTGGTATAAG GCATGGCACTCATGGGCAGTTGTAAACTTTGAGtgcgttttgttttataaaaacaaacttgacATTGCCACTGAAAGTCAACTACCCCGGGAAATACCAGATTATTTGGAAAAAG GTTTAAGTAAGGACGATAGCAGTGAGGATTCTGACTTGAGTTGTTCTGATCCTGAACTTAATCAACCTATCCAGTTGAAAAATATCGCG caaCCAGATTTCAGCTCCACAATTCTCACATACGCGATTCCATCAGTTCAAGGATTCTTTCATTCAATCGCTTTATCCCATGGCAACTCTCTGCAAGACACACTCAG AGTATTAACATTATGGTTTGAATATGGCCACCACCATAAGTTACACGATGTCATCGTGGAAGGAATTAAAACAATCAAGATAGAAAACTGGCTGCAG GTGATCCCACAATTAATTGCAAGAATAGATTCCCCAAAATCTTTAGTTTCAAATATAAACCATCTCCTGTTAACTGATATTGGAAAGCATCATCCACAG GCCTTAATCTACCCACTGGCTGTTGCATCTAAATCAGCCATCCCTATGAGAAACATTGCtgccaataaaatattaaataaaatgtgtgaTCATTCAAATACACTTGTCAAGCAAGCAATATTG GTATCTGAAGAATTGATAAGAGTTGCAATATTATGGCACGAGTTATGGCATGAAGGGTTAGAAGAAGCATCAAGACTTTACTTTGGGGAGCGTGACGTAAGATCAATGCTCGCCACTCTTCAACCACTGCATGCTTTGTTGGAACGAGGGCCACAAACTTTGAAGGAGATCAGTTTCAATCAG GCTTATGGTCGTGACCTGCAAGAAGCTCAAGACTGGTGTCGGAAATTTACGCAGTCGAGTAATATTAAAGATCTTAATCAAGCATGGGATCTTTATTATCATGTGTTTAGAAGGATATCTAAACAATTACCACAA CTCACCACCATAGAGTTACAATACGTCTCACCCAAGTTAATGGTGTGCAAAGATCTGGAGTTGGCCGTACCTGGAACTTATAATGCATTGAAACCAATTGTGTGTATAAGGTCCATACAACATACATTACAAGTGATTACCTCAAAACAAAGACCAAGAAAACTGTCCATTAAAG gTAGTAATGGCAGAGATTACACGTTCCTGTTGAAAGGTCATGAGGACTTAAGACAAGATGAGAGAGTTATGCAGTTGTTTGGGTTGGTGAATACTTTGCTGTCAATGGACCAAGCTTCTAGCAGGAAAAACCTTGG AATACAAAGATTTTCGGTTGTTCCATTATCTACTAACTCCGGTTTGATTGGTTGGGTTCCAAACTGTGACACGTTACATGCACTCATTCGTGATTATCgagataaaaagaaaattcttCTAAACATCGAACACAGGATCATGCTACGG ATGGCACCAGATTATGATCATTTATCATTGATGCAAAAAGTAGAGGTGTTTGAACATGCGATAAACAACACTGCTGGTGATGATTTGGCTCGGTTAATCTGGTTAAAAAGTCCAACGTCAGAA GCTTGGTTTGATAGAAGAACGAACTATACGCGATCATTAGCTGTAATGTCGATGGTAGGACATGTGTTGGGGTTGGGGGACAGACATCCAAGCAACTTAATGCTGGATAGAATAAGTGGAAAAGTTCTTCATATTGATTTTGGTGATTGCTTCGAG gTTGCAATGGCTCGTGAAAAGTTTCCCGAAAAAATTCCGTTCCGCTTAACTCGCATGCTGACTAATGCTATGGAG gtGACGGGAATTGAAGGAAATTACAAACATACTTGTCGAATGGTAATGAATGTATTAAGACAACACAAAGAAAGTGTGATGGCCGTCTTGGAAGCTTTTGTTTACGATCCATTACTTAACTGGAGACTTGTTGAGA GTTCTGAACATGGTCGAATAATGGAGAGTGGTTCAATATCCGATGCATTGGGTGTTGGTCATACTGGTATTGCGCAAACACCAG gtgaAACAGGAACTGCCAGACCTGAGGTTCTCAACAAAAAAGCGCTTGTTATTGTTAATAGAGTTCGAGATAAACTGACAG GTTGTGATTTCAGTGCTGTTTCAATAGATGTACCCACACAAGTAGatttgttaattaaacaaGCAACTTCTCATGAAAACTTATGCCAGTGTTATATCGGATG GTGTCCTTTCTGGTGA